ACGTGCGGCTCGCGGAGATCGGCCTGAATCGGATGCGCCCGTGGGCGGAGGACCTCGAGGAGTTCATTGAACGCCACCGCGCCGATCTCCTTCGGGAAGCACGGGGAGAGGCCGCGTGACGACCCTGCTGGTCACCGGCGGCGCCGGATTTATCGGCTCAGATTTCGTCCACTACCTGCTGGAGGAGTCCGGCTTCCCGGGTCGGGTGGTCGTGTTCGACGCGTTCGCGCCGGGCGCGCACGCCGGCAGCCTCGCTGGCCTGAAGGCACAATGGGGCGGCCGTTTCGAACTGGTGAACGCGGACCTCCGCGACCGCGCCGCCGTAGAATGGGCGCTGGACAAGTTCGAGGTGGAGATCATCTGCCATTTCGCCGCGGAATCACACGTGGACCGTTCGATCGCAGAGCCGAAGGACTTCATCACCACGAACATTCTCGGCACGTTCCACCTCCTTGAGGCGAGCCGTGCCCGTCTCGGGCGAATTCGGCGTTTTCATCACGTCAGCACCGACGAAGTGTTCGGGGAACTCGGCCCGGAGGGTGCGTTTTCGGAAGCAACGCCCTATCGACCCAGCAGCCCCTACTCCGCCTCGAAGGCGGCTGCCGACCACCTCGTGCGTGCATGGCATCGCACATATGGACTTCCGATCACAATCTCCAATTGCTCAAACAACTACGGGCCGCGCCAGTTTCCAGAAAAACTGATCCCGCTGATGATCCTGAACGCTCTCGAGGGCCGTCCACTCCCAGTGTATGGCGACGGCCAGAACGTCCGCGACTGGCTGTTCGTGCGCGACCACTGCCGTGCGATCCACGCGATTCTGGAACGCGGCGCTGAGGGGGAGACCTACTGCATTGGCGGCCGCTGCGAGATGACCAACCTCGAGGTGGTCGGGCGGATCTGTGAGCTGCTCGACCGGCTGGCGCCACCCCTGCCGGGGGGACGCCCGCGGCGGTCGCTGATCACGTTCGTTCCCGATCGGCCGGGCCATGACCGCCGCTACGCGATGGACTGCTCCAAGATCGAAGCGGAGCTCGGCTGGCGCGCGCAAACCCCCTTCTCCGCGGGGCTCGAACAGACGGTGCGCTGGTACCTCGAGCATCCCGAGTGGATCGCCGCGATTCGCGCTGGTCGCCACCGTGATCCGCCGCCCGAGGCGCTGCGCCCCCCGGCGGCCTGACGTCGCGCGCGAAGCGCAAAAGGTAACGCGTCGACCGCATCCCCTCGGTCCGACGATCGCCGTCGTCGGGAGCCGGCAACCACCGCGGCAATGATCCGCCTGGACTGCCGCGCACTACCCAGCGCCCGAGGGAGGTGACCCCTGCGAGGGCTGCCGCTCGCTGCTCGAGTAGGGGACCCGCCGGCTCCCTGCCTGCCCATTCGATGCACAGAAGCCGGTGTGTTCGAAGTGCTCTGTCCACTGTTCCGCGCGCCACCGTGAGGCGGTACTCCGGTCCGCGGATGCTGAACGGGCAGCCGTGGTTGGCGCCGATCACCTGTGGGGGCGGCGTCGGTCGCCGGCCGACGCGTCGCGGCTCTCCCCCACGGATGCTACACTGCACGCCGTCCGCATGAACACATGTCCGCGGACGAAGGACCGCCCGATGAGCACTTCCGACCCGTCTGACCGCGGCGTTGAAACTTCCGGCCGGCCATGGTTCGGCGTGGTGCTGCTCGGCATGTTCGCCTTGCTGGCCGCGATCGCGCTCTCGCCGGTGCTGCTGCGTCCGGACCGAGTGCTCGACTTCAACGACGGCAACATCGAGTCGGCGCTGAGTCCGGCCTATGCGCTGCCGGGTGCGCTGCTGCGGGTGTGGGACAACCAGTTCTTTTTCGGCCAGGGCGGCAAGCAGTTTGCGCTCTGCTCCGCCAGCCTCGGCGAGTGGCTGTTCGGCCCGCACCATTACCGACGCGAGGCGGTGCTGCTGATGCTCACGCTGGTGGCCGGCGCGGTGTACTGGACGCTGCGCCAGTTCGGGATTCGCCGCGCCGCCGCCGCGGTCACTGCCGGCGCGGTGATGTTGAGTGGCGCGGTGTTTAGCTTTGCGGTGCTGGGATTGACGGTCCGGGGGGGCGCGCTGGGCTTCGCGACGCTGGCGCTGGGATTCCTCGAACGTGGTCGCCGGCGGCGCGGATGGCTGTCGTACGCGCTCGGCGGGGGGTGCCTCGGACTGGCGATCGCGGAGACGCCGGACATCGGCGTTTTCTTTGCACTGGCGCTCGCCGCCGCGTTCCTGTGGCTGCACTGGCCGGCGACGCCGACCCTGCTGCGGGCGTGGGGGCCGCTGGCTGGACGGTTTGCAGTAGTTGTCGCCTCGAGTGCGGCGCTCGCATTGCAGACGCTGAGTGTGATGTTCGCAACGCAGATTGAGGGTGTGCAGCAGGGCGCGGCAGAATCGCCCGCGGCGCGTTATGACTGGGCGACACAGTGGAGCCTGCCGCCGAACGAAACGTGGGACCTTGTCGCGGGCACCTTTTACGGCGCGAGCGTGCGCTCCAGCGCAGCGCCGTACCGTGGGCGGATCGGCCGCACGCCCGGTTGGTCGCCCGATCAGCCGAATCGCGGCTTCCGCAACTTTGCGATGACCGGCTACCACCTGGGGGTGGTGCCGGCAGTGCTGCTGCTGGCCGGCTGGCTGGCGATCGGCGCGTTGGAACCCGCGCGCCGTCGTCTCGCTGTGCTCTCGCTCGGCGGCGCGATCGGCTGCCTTGTGCTGGCCTGGGGGCGGTACACGCCGGTGTACCGGCTGGTGTTCTCGCTGCCGTACCTCGACACCATCCGCAACCCGGAGAAATGGATGATGCCGTTCATGCTGTTTGCCGCGCTCGGTCTCGGCGTTGCGCTGGACGCGCTCCTGCAGGCGCTCCGCGCGGAACCCGCCGGCCGCACGAACGCGACGGCATGGCAGCGCGCACTGGCCCGCGCCGCCGGCACGATCACCGGACTGGCGCTGGTGTTGCTCGCCGGCACCCTCATCGGCCAGGACGCCTTCCGCAACCAGATGGCGCTCGAGGGCTACACACCGGAGCAGATCCGGGCTGCGTGGTCCACCGCCGTGGGCTCGTCGATCCGCGTGCTGCTGGTCGCCTCGCTGCTCAGCGTCGCGGCCCGACTCTGGCGACGTCACGGCGCGGGCGCCCGCCGTGCCGCGCCCGCGGTGCTTGCCACACTGGCGGTGGTTGGTACGGCGGATCTGCTCACCGTGAACCGCTATTTCGTCGCAGGCCGCCCGTGGCGGCACCTGCTGGAGCCCAACCCGCTCACCGACTTCGTTCGCCAGCAGCACAACACTGGCCGGTTCAAGCTTCTGCCGGAGAGCCATCCGGCGCTCAACCACCTGCGCATGACCTACTTGCAGGCGGCCGGCTGCGACCTGTTCGACCCAGTCAGTGTCTCCCGCATGCCCACCGACTACGCCGCGCTCTTCAGCGCGCTGCAGGCACAGCCACTGCGGCTGTGGACCCTGGGGGCGATTCGCTACGTGGTCACGCTTCCAGGCGGAACACAGCAGCTCAATCAGCTCGACGGCGACCGCGGACGTTTTCGCGAGATCTGGAGCTGCGGCATGGTGTCGACGCCAGAAGGAGCGCTTCGCCTTGTCACCGGGCTGCCGGTGGAGCAACAGGTCCTTCGCATCGCCGAGTTCGGCGGCGCGCGGCCGAAATGGTTTTTCCCAGTGCGCGTGCATGCGCTGGAGAACGGCGCGGATGCGGAGCGCCGAGCGCTCGCTGTGCTGAGATCCAACGAGTTTGATCCGCTCACCGAATCCGTACTGATCACGTCCGGTTCACCGCCCTCGATCGAAGGCACCGCCCGCGTCGTTCGAGTGCTTCGCGACGAGCCGGCGGCAGCGGAGATCGAGGTCGAGTGCGCCGCCGATACGCTGCTGGTTCGGGCGACCCGGTACGACCCGGACTGGCGCGTGAGCGTGGATGGAGCTGCCACCCCGCTGCTGCGGGTGGATTATCTGCTGCAGGGCGTGCGGATTCCCGCCGGCCGCCATCGGATCGTGTGGGAGTACCGCCCCGACCCCACGCCGCTGCATCTGGCGGTCGCCGGCCGAATGGCCTGGCTGCTAGGCTGGGTGATCTGGCTGGTGCAGGAGCGTCGGCGGCACATTCTGTCCGCCTAGACACCCGGATAGATGGTCGTACGACGAGCGCGCCGACCGGGCGGGACGGCAAAGGCACGAGCCGTCCGATCGCCGAGAGCCACCTGCCTCTGCACCACGTTGCTTCGCTCCCCTGCGCTGCGCATACTGAGCACAGGTCAGCTCCGATGCGGATGACCGGCCAAGTTCCCGCTCACGTCTCCCGCGGACCCGCACGCCGGTGGTCCGCGGTGTGGGTGCTGGTCAGCGCAGCGCTGCCCGCGGCGGGCGCATCCGGCGTCGCTCCGCTCACGCTGGATGAGGCGATTGCGACCGCGCTTGCGCATAACCGCACGCTCGCCGTCGGCCAGCTGCAGGTGATGCGCCGCGCGCTCGACGTGGAAGCTGCGCAGCGACAGTTCGATCCGACCGCCTCCCCGATGGCTCAGGGCCTGGGGCTGGGTTCGGACCGACAGTGGACGCTCGGGTTCCAGATCGTTCAGCCCACCCGGGTCGGTACGCGTCTGAACGCATCCGCAGCCGTCATCGAGCGCGAGGGAACGGGCGCCAGCGAGCGCACCGTCTCGATCGGTGTCGAACAACCGCTCTTCCGCCGATTCGGTCGGGAGGTGCACGAGGCGGCGCTGGCGGAGGGCCGTGAACAGTACGCGGCGGAGCGACGGCACTGGGAACAGCAGCGCGCAGATCTGGTGCTCCGACTGATCGAATGCATCGAGGTGCTCGTGCGGCTGGAGGCACAGATCGGTCTCGAGCGCGAACGTGCCGAGCGGTTGAGCGACCTGGTGCGGCTGGTCCGACTGCGCGAACGGCAGGGACGCTCGACGCTGGCGGACGTGATCCGGATGGAACAGTCGCTCGAGGAGGCCCGGGCGCGCATCGCCGAACTTGACGAGCGGCGGGAGGCGCGGCGCCGAGAGCTTTCCGATCTGCTCGGCGTACCGCTGTCCCCAGACCGGCCGTTGGAGCCGCCGCCGAGACTGGACGCACCCCTTCCGACGCCGGAGCTTGCCGTCGCGATCGCGATCTCCAACCGTCTTGACCTCGCCCAAGCCGAGGCCGACGCCGATGCCGCACGCCGTCGCGGCCGGCTCGCGCAGCGCCGGGTTTGGCCCGATGTTTCGCTGAGCGTTTCGCTGCGCCGCACGCTTTACGAGCTGGACGCGGGCGCGATCGGCGAGGACGAACGAACCGACTGGTTCGCCGGTTTTGCGGTGGACGGTTTTCCCTGGCGCGCCGCGGATCGTATCGCGCGCCGTCAGGCCGTGCTGGATGAGATCGCCGCGGACGAGGCGGTGGCAATGCGTCGCGATGCGATTGCGAGGCAGGTGCTGGACGCGCTCGCCTTCTGCCGACGCGCGGAGACGGAGGCGGCGATCGCCGCACGCAGTCGGGAACTGGCCGAGGCCCAGTTGAGGCTTGTGCGCCGGCTTTACGAACTTGGTCGGGGTGATGCGTTCGCACTGTCGGACGGCGAAACGCGCTATGCGGCCGCCACGCAGCGAGCGGTGGAAACGGCGTCCACCGCCCGACTGGCGGCCTACGCGCTGCGCCACACGCTGGGGACGCTCGTCGAGCACCCCGCCGAACTGAAACCGGAGCGCCGCTGAGCGATGGTGCGTCGCGTCATCTTTGGGGTGCTCGCGGCGGTGGCGGCCGTCAGCGGGCTGCGCCTGTGGTTGCGCCTGCCTGGCGCGGGCGCCTCCCGGCCGGCGCCCCTGGCGGACACCGCGACCGTCGCAGAGGAAAGGTTCGAACTCTGGGTGCCGTTGGAGGGGCGGCTGGCCGCCCGGCGCGTGGTTTCCATCGCATCACGTCTGCCCGGAGGTGCGACGATCGTCGAGCTGGTGCCGGACGGTGCGCGCGTGCGCGCCGGTGACCTGCTCGTAAAGTTCGACAGTTTTTCGGTCGAGGCCGACCTCGCACGGGCGGAGCGGGAATGTGCGGCCGCGGAGCGGGAACTGCGATTGTTGGAAACCGTCACGTTGCCGGCGGAGCTGCGCGAGACGGAGCTAGCGGTGGAACAGCTACGCGATGAGCTGGCGACGGCGACCCGCAACCGCGACGACACCGCCGAACTGGCGCGCGAACAGCTGGCGTCGGCCGGCGAGGTGGAGCGGGAAAACCGGCGGGTGGAGGCGCTTCGCCGTCAGCTTGTCCACGCGGAGTGGAAGCTGGCGCTGGCGCGCGACCACTCGCACCCACTGCGGCTGGCCGACGCACGCGACAAGCTCCGCGCACTGGAGTCCGAGCGAAACCGGCTTCGCGATCAGCTCGCGATGTGTACCGTCACCGCACCCTGCGACGGCGAGGTCGTTCACCTGCCGGTCACCGTCGGCACGGAGCTGCGCACCGTTCGCGTGGGCGACACCGTCTACCGCAACCAAGAATTTCTGTGCATCCCGGATCCCGCCGAATGGGTGGTGCGCTGCGAGGTGGCCGAGCCGGATCTTCCACGCGTGCGGCCGGGGCGCGCTGTGCGCGCAACGTTTCCCGCGTGGCCGGAGTTGACGCTGACCGGCGAGGTCGAGTCGGTGTCGGCGATGGCGCAGCCCGCGGCGGGCGCCGCGGGCCGCCGCGTGTTCCCGGCGATCATCCGGCTCGACGGCGGCCGGCCGGAGCTTCGCAGCGGGCTGAGCGTGCGCGTTGCAGTGCTGGCGGAGCTGCGCGAATGCGCCCGGGTCATCCCGCGCGCAGCGGTCCGCTGGGAACGCGGACAGCCCTACTGCCGGCTGGTCACCACGGGAGGGACGCGGCGGCAGCCGATCGTGCTGGGGCCGGCCGATGATGAACGCGCGGTGGTGCTGGACGGGCTCTCGCCGGGGGACCGCATCCTGTGGTGAGCGCCGCGGTGCTTCGCTGTGCGGGCGTCGCGAAATCGTTCGGTGCGGGCGAGCATCGCGTCACGGTGCTGCACGATCTCTCGTTTGAGGTGCACCGCGGCGAGATGGTCGCGATCGCGGGCCCGTCGGGCGCGGGTAAGACCACGCTGTTGCATCTGGCCGCGCTGCTCGACGTACCGGACCGTGGCGACATCGAGATTGAGGGGCGTCCCACGCGCCACTGCGCCGAGCGGGAGCGGGCAGCGCTGCGCGCCGGCCGCATCGGGATCATCTTTCAGCGATTTCATCTGCTCCCGCACCGCAGCGCCCTCGAGAACGTCGTGTTCCGATTCCGTTACACCGCGACGCCCTTGAGCGAGGCGCGCCGCCGGGCCGCCGAGCTGCTCGAACGCATCGGCCTAGCGCCGTCGGCGCGGACGCCCGCCCGGCTGCTGTCCGGAGGAGAAATGCAGCGCGTCGCGATCGCGCGCGCGCTGGTGCTGCGGCCCGCACTGCTGCTGGCCGACGAGCCGACCGGTAACCTCGACCCCGGCGCGGCCGCCCGCGTGATCGCGCTGCTGGACGAAGCGCGGCGCGACGGCGCCGCCGTGCTGCTGGCGACCCACAATCCCGGCTGGTTACCTCGTTGCGACCGCGTGATTCGGTTGCCGGAGAGCGCCGCACCGGACCGCGCACCGACATGAGCGCACTTGTTCGTTACCTCGTTGATCTCTTCGACGGGCTTCGAAGCCGGCCCGCGCGCGCGCTCGGCGAGGTTGTCGGGTTGGCCGTCGGCTGGATGTCGGTGACGGTGAGCCTTTCGATCGGCATGGAGCTGCGCACGCTGACCCGGCGGCTGGAACATGAATTTGGACTCGACGTTGCGGCGCTGCTGCTGGGTGGGGGCGCACAGGCGGATCGAGCCCTGCTGGAACAGTTTCGTGCCGCCTGTCGCGACGCGGTGTGGGCTGGCCTGGCGGTGCGGCCGGCCGAGGTGGACAGCAGCGCGTCCCCGGGCGCGCCGGCGATTGTGCTGGCGGACGAGGAGTTCTTCCGTCTCGGCGCCTGCGTGATGCGCGAGGGCCGCGCGTTCGACGCGGCGGATCTGGCGGCGCGGCAGCCCGTTGCGGTGCTGACCGAAGGGGCGAGCGCGGCGCTGGGGTGGCGTGTGCGCGAGGGCCGTCCGCTCCGAGACGGTCGCCTGTGGACCGCAGCGGGCATTGTGGCGGCGGATACGGGCCCGGCGGCGGCGGTCCTCCCGCCCGCGGCGGTGCTGCTGCCGTGGACGTCGTGGGCGGAGCCGGAGGAGGCGCAGCGGGTGGACCGGGTCGTGGTGCGCGCGCCCGATGCCGGACGGCTGGCTTGCGCCATCGCGCGGGCCACCCAGCTGCTCGACGAGCCCGATCGCGCCGGCTGGCCGCGCCTTTGGATCACCGCGGATCTCTTGCGGGAACGGGTCGCCCGCTGGCAGCGCGCCGCCGCGCTCGCCAGCGCCGCGCTGGGAGCATTGGCGCTGTTGTTGGGTGCGATCGCCATGGCCGGGCGGCTGGGCAGCGAGGTGCGGCATCGCACGCCGGAGATCGGAGTCCGGCGCGCGATCGGCGCCATGCCCGCTCACATCGCGGCGCTATTCATCGGGGAGGCGGTCGCACTGAACCTGCTCGCGGCGGTGGTCGGTGGGCTGCTTGCGATGGGGATCGCGGCGGCGGCCGGCGCGGCCGGCATCCGGTTGCCGCCCCCCGGCGCGGCCGCGATCGCGCTGGTCGGCGGCCTCAGCCTGCCGACCGCCGCGGTCGTGGCCTGGCTGCCGGCGCGGCGAGCCGCCCGCATCCCGCCTGCGGAAGCTCTCCGCGAGGAATAGCGCCGTGGGTTCGATGGTTCGGTCCGGCGCCAAGCGGCTTGACGCTCTGCGCCCCATCGCCCAAAGTCAGGTTCAACACCGGGCAACCGGAACCAGCGATCATGCTCAGTCGAATTTTAGGTTTGTTCTCATCGGATATCGGCATTGATTTGGGCACGGCCAACACCCTGGTCTTCGTGAAGGATCGGGGCATCGTGCTGCGGGAGCCCTCGGTGGTGGCCATCCAGGCGGGGACCAACCGGGTGTTGGCAGTGGGTGACGAAGCCAAGCGCATGTTGGGCCGCACGCCCGGCAGCATCGTCGCGATCCGGCCGTTGAAGGCGGGGGTGATCGCCGATTTTGAGATCACCGAGGCGATGCTCCGGTATTTCATCCGGAAGGTTCACGGGCGCCGCAAATGGGTGCGCCCGCGGGTGATCGTCGCGGTTCCTAGCGGAATTACGGAGGTGGAGAAGCGCGCCGTGAAAGACTCGGCCACCCATGCCGGCGCGCGCGAAGTCTACCTGATTGAAGAGCCGATGGCGGCGGCGATCGGAGTGGGGCTCCCGGTGCAGGAGCCCGCCGGGAACATGATCGTGGATATCGGCGGCGGCACGACTGAGGTCGCGCTGATCTCGCTGGCTGGGATCGTGTTCAGTCGCAGCGTCCGAGTCGGCGGAGACGAAATGGACGAGGCGATCGTCCAGTACATGAAGCGGGTCTACAACCTGATGATCGGCGAGCGCACCGCGGAGGAAATCAAGATCCGGATCGGCTCCGCCTACGCGCTGGAAGAGGAAATGACCATGGAGGTGAAGGGCCGCGACCTGATCGCGGGCCTCCCGAAGACGCTCACGATCACCTCGCAGGAAATCCGCGAGGCGCTGCAGGAACCGGTGACCACCATCGTGGAGGCGGTGCGCACCGCGCTGGAACGCTGCCCGCCCGAGCTGGCCGCGGACCTGGTGGATCGTGGCATCGTGCTGGCTGGTGGTGGGTCGCTGTTGCGCGGCATTGACAAGCTCATCGCCGAGCAAACCGGCCTGCCGGTTCACCGCGCGGACGATCCGATGAGCGCGGTCGCCGAGGGGACCGGTGTGGTACTGAACGAGCTGAACATCCTGCGCAAGGTCGCCCGCTCCGAGGCTGTCTGAGCCCGCCTCCTCTCCGCCGCCCGGCCGCCCGCACCGCCGCGCTGAAAAGCGGTGATGCTCCGCGGTACGAGGCGACATGGTGCGACGTGGCGGATTTCTGATTTGGATTGTGCTGCTGGCGGCGCTGCTGGCGATCGTGAACCTTCCGATGCCGGCCGCCCGCGCGGTGAAGGCGGGCGTCCGCGAGTTCCTTGCGCCGCTCCACGCGCTGATCGCCCGCACGTCGGTGCACCTGCGGGAATCGCTGAGCGCAATCCGCGGCATCGGCGGCCTTGCGGCGGAAAACCGGGCGCTGCAGGAGGAGATGCTGCGGCTGCGCCTCGAGATGCGCGCGCTGCAGGCGGCCGCCGCCGAGAACGCGGAGCTGCGCGAACTGGTGGGGTTCCGCCAGCGCGCCGGTCACCGCCTCGTCGCCGCGGAAGTGATCGCGCGGGAAAGCAGCGGCTGGTGGCAGTCGTTACGGCTCGATCGCGGCCGTCGCGACGGTCTGCGGCCGGATCTGCCGGTCGTCACGCCAGATGGCATCGTCGGCCGAATCCTGGATGTTTCCGACCACACCGCAGACGTGCTGCTGATCAGCGACCCGAGTTGCCGCGTTTCGGTGCGACTGCCGCGCACCGATTCCCACGGCGTTCTGCGCGGCACCGGCATGCGATGGGACGGCCAGATCGTCTGCCGCGTGGACTTCCTTCATCCCCGCCACACGATCCGCCCGGGCGACGAGGTGGTGACGTCCGGTCTGGGCGGCGTATTTCCTCCGAACCTGCCCGTGGGCACGGTGCTGTCCGCTCAGCGGGACGCCTCCGGCCTCTATCGCCAAGCGGAGGTGCTGCCCCGCGCGGACCTCGGGCGAATCCGGCGCGCATTCGTCCTGACCGACGGTTCCTCACCGCCGGCGAAGGAGGGACGACACCCGTGAGCACGGCCGGCGCCTTGCTCTTGCTGTTTGCGGGCGGTGTGCTGCAGGCGGTGATGCCCGCGCCGGCGATGGCCGGCCAAACGCCCATCCCGCTGCTCGTCGCGCTCGTCGTGCACTACGCGCTCACTCGACGCCGACCGTTCGCCTTGGCGGTCGCGGTCGCCGCCGGGCTGGTGCAGGACGCGCTCGGCCTCGTCCCGCTGGGCGTCTCCTCCGCCGCCTTCGCGGTGGTCGCGTTGCTGGCCGGACGCTACCGGGAAGAGGTGTTCGAGTTTCGCACCGCCACGCACGTCGCGATCGGCGCAATTGCAGCCCCCGCGGCGACGCTGCTGACTGCACTGCTGCTCGCCGCGCTGGGCCAGCTTTCCGTCGGGAGCCTCCAAGTGCTGTTGAAACTGGCCGGTGCGGCAGTGCTTGGCGCGTTCGTCACGCCGGTCGTCGCGGAATCGGCCGCGCGGTTCGAGCGTCACATCGGCGCATCACCGGAGGGTCGGCGATGACGCGTGCGCGGCGGCCGCTGGACTGGGAACTGGCGCGGATCCGCGCACTGCTGGTGCTCGCGCTGTTGGCACTCGGCACGATCGAGGTCGCGCTGTGGCGGCTGCAGGTCAGCCGCGGCCAGAACTATCGGCGCGACCTCGCCCGACAGAGCGTGCGACGAGTCCGCGTCCCCGGCCCCCGCGGCTGCATCTACGACCGTCACGGCCGACTGCTCGCCGACAACCGACCCTCCTATGGGTTGGTCTTGTACCTGGAGGAGCTGCGCCCCCGCCGACGCGGTGAGCCGCTCATTCCGCGGATCCTCGGAACACTGGACGAGGTCGCCGCGGTGATCGGCCTGCCGCCCCAGGTGGACACGAACGATCTGCGCGCCCACATCCGGCGCCGCCTCCCGCTGCCACTGCCGGCCTGGCGCGATTTACCCGAGGCCGCGATCGCGCGCTGGGCGGAGATGGGTGGCCGGATCGGCGGTGCGGACTTGAGTGTCGAGCCTGTCCGCGTCTACCCCGCCGGCACCAACGCCTGCCACGTGATCGGCTACGTCAGCCGCGCCGACCTCAGCACGCTTGAGGAAGAGCCGTACCACTACCACCTTTCTGACATGGCGGGTGCCGCCGGTATCGAAAAGGTATACGACTCGTTGCTGCGCGGCCGCGCAGGCGTTCGACTGGTCCGGGTGGACGCGGCCGGCTACCGCTATCAGGATCTCGGCGGCACCGAACCGGTGCCCGGCGCTGACCTCCGGCTGACGCTCGACCTCGATCTGCAAGCGGCCGCCGAGTCCGCGTTGGGCGAGCACCACGGCGCGCTCGTGGCACTCGATCCGTCCGATGGCGCGATCCTCGCGATGGCCAGCCGGCCGGCTTACGACCCCGGCTCGTTCGTGCCCGCGATTTCCGAGGCCGATTGGGAGCGGCTGCAACAGGATCCGGCGCGGCCGCTGTTCAACCGCGCGGTCGCCGCTGCCTACGCGCCCGGCAGCACGTTCAAACCCATCGTCGCGATCGCAGCACTGCAACACGGACGGATCTCCCCCGCCACCGTCTTCCGTTGTTCCGGTGCGCTCACGCTCGGCAATGCGCGGTTCCGTTGTTGGGACACGCTCGGCCATGGCGCGCTGGACCTCGCCGGAGCGATCCGCTACTCCTGCAACGTCTATTTCTTTCACGCGGGCCTCGCGACTGGGCCGGATGCGATCGCCACCACCGCCCGGGCTGTCGGTCTCGGTCGGCCCACGGAGGTGGACCTCGATCAGGAGGCGGCAGGCCTGGTTCCGGATCCAGCCTGGAAGCGCCGCGCCTGGCGTGACGCCTGGCGTGACGGCGATACCTGCAACCTTTCCATCGGACAGGGGCCGATCACCGCAACGCCGCTGCAGATGGCGGTCGTTGCGGCTGCGCTCGCGAACGGTGGTCATCGGGTGACGCCGCATCTGCTGCTCGCGGTGCGACCGGCCGGCACCGACGAGTTCCAGCCCTCGCCGGTGCGCCCGCGGCAATCGCTGGGCTGGCCGGCGGGCGCGCTGGAGGCGGTGCGGCGCGGCATGCGCGACGTGGTGATGGCGGAGGATGGAACCGGTCGCCGCATGCGCGTCGCGGGCATGGAGCTGGCGGGAAAAACGGGCACCGCGGAGTACGGTCCCAAACGCGAGGGTCGTAAGCGCGGGTGGATGATTGCGTTCGGGCCGCTGCCCCGGCCGTCCCTGGCGGTGGCGATGGTGGTGGAGGACGCCGTCAGTGGCGGCACGACGGTGGCCCCGCGTCTGCAGCAGTTCTTTGCCGCGGCGCTCGCGCGTTCGGCGCCCCCAAACCGGAACGGAGGGCCGCAGTGAGATCGCTGCCGCTCCAACGCGCCCTTCGCCGTTGCGATCCGCTGCTGGCCGGCGCCGCACTCGGCCTGGTCGTGATGGGGGTGCTGTTCATCTACAGCGCCGGTCGGCAAAGCCCCACGCTCGCGCTGCTGTGGCGACGCCAGCTAGGTTGGGCGGTGGCGGCGATGGCGGCGTTCGTCGCGGTGCTCTCCGCCGGCTACCGGCGGATCCTCGCCTCCGCAACGGCGCTCTACGCTATCGCGGTCGCCGTGCTGGTGCTGACGTTGCTGTTCGGCGTCAAAATCAACGGCGCCCGGTGCTGGCTCAACCTGTTCGGCGTGCAGCTGCAGCCCTCCGAGTTCGCGAAGATCGCAACGATTCTGCTCACCGCCCGGATGCTGGCGCGGCCCGACCTGCGCGCGGACCGCTGGTCTTCACTGCTGCAGGTCGGCGCGGTCGCCGGGCTGCCGTTCGCGCTGATCGTCCTGCAACCAGACCTCGGAACCGCCGCGGTGTTGCTGCCGGTCACGCTCGCGATGCTACTGGTCGCCGGCATGCGCGCCCGCCAGCTGGCCGTTCTCACCGCGCTGGGACTGCTGACACTGCCCGCCGCATGGTTCGTGCTCGACGAGTACCAGCGCGAGCGCATCCGCGTGTTCCTGGATCCCTGGCGCGACCCGCTCGGTTCCGGCTGGAACAAGATCCAGTCCGAGCTCGCGATCGGCTCCGGCGGTCTCTGGGGCAAGGGGTGGCTGGCGGGC
Above is a genomic segment from Kiritimatiellia bacterium containing:
- the rfbB gene encoding dTDP-glucose 4,6-dehydratase, whose protein sequence is MTTLLVTGGAGFIGSDFVHYLLEESGFPGRVVVFDAFAPGAHAGSLAGLKAQWGGRFELVNADLRDRAAVEWALDKFEVEIICHFAAESHVDRSIAEPKDFITTNILGTFHLLEASRARLGRIRRFHHVSTDEVFGELGPEGAFSEATPYRPSSPYSASKAAADHLVRAWHRTYGLPITISNCSNNYGPRQFPEKLIPLMILNALEGRPLPVYGDGQNVRDWLFVRDHCRAIHAILERGAEGETYCIGGRCEMTNLEVVGRICELLDRLAPPLPGGRPRRSLITFVPDRPGHDRRYAMDCSKIEAELGWRAQTPFSAGLEQTVRWYLEHPEWIAAIRAGRHRDPPPEALRPPAA
- a CDS encoding TolC family protein, coding for MRMTGQVPAHVSRGPARRWSAVWVLVSAALPAAGASGVAPLTLDEAIATALAHNRTLAVGQLQVMRRALDVEAAQRQFDPTASPMAQGLGLGSDRQWTLGFQIVQPTRVGTRLNASAAVIEREGTGASERTVSIGVEQPLFRRFGREVHEAALAEGREQYAAERRHWEQQRADLVLRLIECIEVLVRLEAQIGLERERAERLSDLVRLVRLRERQGRSTLADVIRMEQSLEEARARIAELDERREARRRELSDLLGVPLSPDRPLEPPPRLDAPLPTPELAVAIAISNRLDLAQAEADADAARRRGRLAQRRVWPDVSLSVSLRRTLYELDAGAIGEDERTDWFAGFAVDGFPWRAADRIARRQAVLDEIAADEAVAMRRDAIARQVLDALAFCRRAETEAAIAARSRELAEAQLRLVRRLYELGRGDAFALSDGETRYAAATQRAVETASTARLAAYALRHTLGTLVEHPAELKPERR
- a CDS encoding YfhO family protein, which gives rise to MSTSDPSDRGVETSGRPWFGVVLLGMFALLAAIALSPVLLRPDRVLDFNDGNIESALSPAYALPGALLRVWDNQFFFGQGGKQFALCSASLGEWLFGPHHYRREAVLLMLTLVAGAVYWTLRQFGIRRAAAAVTAGAVMLSGAVFSFAVLGLTVRGGALGFATLALGFLERGRRRRGWLSYALGGGCLGLAIAETPDIGVFFALALAAAFLWLHWPATPTLLRAWGPLAGRFAVVVASSAALALQTLSVMFATQIEGVQQGAAESPAARYDWATQWSLPPNETWDLVAGTFYGASVRSSAAPYRGRIGRTPGWSPDQPNRGFRNFAMTGYHLGVVPAVLLLAGWLAIGALEPARRRLAVLSLGGAIGCLVLAWGRYTPVYRLVFSLPYLDTIRNPEKWMMPFMLFAALGLGVALDALLQALRAEPAGRTNATAWQRALARAAGTITGLALVLLAGTLIGQDAFRNQMALEGYTPEQIRAAWSTAVGSSIRVLLVASLLSVAARLWRRHGAGARRAAPAVLATLAVVGTADLLTVNRYFVAGRPWRHLLEPNPLTDFVRQQHNTGRFKLLPESHPALNHLRMTYLQAAGCDLFDPVSVSRMPTDYAALFSALQAQPLRLWTLGAIRYVVTLPGGTQQLNQLDGDRGRFREIWSCGMVSTPEGALRLVTGLPVEQQVLRIAEFGGARPKWFFPVRVHALENGADAERRALAVLRSNEFDPLTESVLITSGSPPSIEGTARVVRVLRDEPAAAEIEVECAADTLLVRATRYDPDWRVSVDGAATPLLRVDYLLQGVRIPAGRHRIVWEYRPDPTPLHLAVAGRMAWLLGWVIWLVQERRRHILSA
- a CDS encoding efflux RND transporter periplasmic adaptor subunit translates to MVRRVIFGVLAAVAAVSGLRLWLRLPGAGASRPAPLADTATVAEERFELWVPLEGRLAARRVVSIASRLPGGATIVELVPDGARVRAGDLLVKFDSFSVEADLARAERECAAAERELRLLETVTLPAELRETELAVEQLRDELATATRNRDDTAELAREQLASAGEVERENRRVEALRRQLVHAEWKLALARDHSHPLRLADARDKLRALESERNRLRDQLAMCTVTAPCDGEVVHLPVTVGTELRTVRVGDTVYRNQEFLCIPDPAEWVVRCEVAEPDLPRVRPGRAVRATFPAWPELTLTGEVESVSAMAQPAAGAAGRRVFPAIIRLDGGRPELRSGLSVRVAVLAELRECARVIPRAAVRWERGQPYCRLVTTGGTRRQPIVLGPADDERAVVLDGLSPGDRILW